A stretch of the Lactuca sativa cultivar Salinas chromosome 9, Lsat_Salinas_v11, whole genome shotgun sequence genome encodes the following:
- the LOC111878912 gene encoding probable linoleate 9S-lipoxygenase 5 translates to MFHKTEDAAMMEDGKKMITGRVVLQKKNVLDFNDLGASVLDRLHEVFGGNISFQLISAIHPEHESSEGRLKGKLGNPAILEDWITTITPLTVEDTEYEVSFEWDDKIGVPGAFLVKNRHHSEFYLKTLTLHDVPGHGHVHFVCNSWVYPSKYYLKDRIFFANKAYLPGETPELLGPYREEELVILRGNGSGELKEWDRVYDYAFYNDLGDPDHDLDDARPVLGGSTEYPYPRRGKTGRPATESDPETESRIPLINSLSIYVPADERFRHVKLSDFLGFGLKSTGQFLVSELEALIDSTPNEFDSFEDVLKVYEGGIKLPVLEKARKKIHVELLRIISQTDGEGLLKFPMPQAIKGDKSAWRTDEEFAREMLAGVNPVSIRLLKEFPPTSKLDFKVYGNQNSSIKRYHIESKLDGLEIEEAIKTNKLYILDHHDSLMPYVRRINATSNKIYATRTLLFLQKDGTLKPLAIELSLPHEGGDHLGAISKVYTPSEHGVESSIWQLAKAYVAVNDSGVHQLISHWLNTHCAIEPFVIATNRQLSVLHPIHKLLQPHFKDTMNINAFARQILINGGGLLEATVFPGRYAMEMSSVLYKDWVFPDQALPVDLVKRGMAIEDSNSPHGLRLLIEDYPYGVDGLEIWFAIKTWVEDYCSFYYKNDDMVQNDTELQSWWKELREEGHGDKKQETWWSKMQTCDDLRDTCTTIIWIASALHAAVNFGQYPYAGYLPNRPTISRRLMPEPDTPEYDELIEDPDNVFLKTVTAQLQSLIGIALIEILSSHPAEEVYLGQSGCPNWTMDSEALKAFEKFGMKLREIEGRIVERNNDGSLKNRVGPVQVPYTLLYPSSKEGLTGMGIPNSVSI, encoded by the exons ATGTTTCATAAAACAGAAGATGCAGCCATGATGGAAGATGGAAAGAAGATGATCACAGGGAGAGTGGTCTTGCAGAAAAAGAACGTGTTGGATTTTAATGACTTAGGTGCATCAGTTCTTGATCGACTGCATGAGGTGTTTGGTGGAAACATCTCTTTCCAGCTCATTAGTGCAATTCATCCGGAGCACGAATCCTCAG AAGGAAGGTTGAAAGGAAAACTTGGAAATCCCGCCATCTTGGAAGACTGGATTACCACAATTACCCCTCTGACAGTGGAGGACACCGAGTATGAAGTTAGCTTCGAATGGGACGATAAGATAGGTGTTCCAGGGGCATTTCTTGTAAAAAATCGTCACCATAGTGAATTTTACCTAAAGACCCTCACTCTACACGATGTTCCTGGTCATGGCCATGTCCATTTTGTTTGTAACTCATGGGTGTATCCGTCAAAATATTACCTGAAGGACCGCATTTTCTTTGCAAATAAG GCATATCTACCTGGTGAAACTCCCGAGTTACTAGGTCCATATAGAGAAGAAGAACTGGTTATCTTGAGAGGTAATGGATCTGGGGAGCTCAAGGAATGGGACAGAGTTTATGATTATGCCTTCTACAATGATTTGGGAGATCCAGATCATGACCTAGATGATGCAAGACCCGTTCTTGGAGGGTCAACCGAGTACCCGTATCCTCGTAGGGGTAAAACAGGAAGACCAGCAACCGAATCAG ATCCCGAAACTGAGAGCAGGATTCCACTTATTAACAGCTTAAGCATATATGTTCCAGCAGATGAAAGATTTAGACACGTGAAGTTGTCTGACTTTCTTGGTTTTGGATTGAAGTCCACTGGTCAATTCCTTGTCTCTGAGCTTGAGGCTCTAATTGATAGCACTCCTAATGAATTTGACTCTTTCGAAGATGTGTTGAAGGTTTATGAAGGAGGAATCAAGCTGCCAGTTCTTGAGAAAGCTAGGAAAAAAATCCATGTAGAATTGTTAAGAATAATTTCTCAAACAGATGGCGAGGGACTCTTGAAATTCCCCATGCCACAAGCTATCAAAG GGGATAAATCTGCATGGAGGACCGATGAAGAATTTGCAAGAGAAATGTTGGCTGGTGTCAACCCTGTCAGCATTCGTCTGCTCAAA GAGTTTCCTCCAACAAGCAAGCTAGATTTCAAAGTCTATGGTAACCAAAACAGTTCCATAAAACGTTACCACATTGAGTCAAAGCTGGATGGATTAGAGATAGAAGAG GCGATCAAGACCAACAAACTATATATTTTAGACCACCATGATTCGTTAATGCCATATGTGAGGCGAATAAATGCAACATCCAACAAGATTTATGCCACACGAACTTTGCTATTTTTACAAAAAGATGGAACTCTAAAACCATTAGCAATTGAACTAAGCTTGCCTCATGAAGGAGGAGACCATCTTGGTGCCATTAGTAAAGTTTACACTCCATCTGAACATGGAGTTGAAAGCTCCATTTGGCAGTTGGCCAAAGCATACGTTGCAGTCAATGACTCGGGTGTTCATCAACTCATAAGTCACTG GTTGAATACGCATTGTGCTATTGAGCCGTTTGTGATTGCAACTAATAGGCAACTAAGCGTGCTTCACCCAATTCATAAACTTCTACAACCTCATTTCAAGGATACTATGAACATTAATGCCTTCGCAAGGCAAATTTTGATCAATGGTGGAGGTCTTCTTGAGGCAACCGTTTTCCCAGGGAGATACGCAATGGAAATGTCATCTGTGTTATACAAGGATTGGGTGTTTCCTGACCAAGCACTCCCTGTTGATCTTGTTAAAAG GGGAATGGCGATTGAGGACTCAAATAGTCCCCATGGACTCCGTTTACTGATTGaggattacccatatggtgttgATGGTCTTGAAATTTGGTTTGCTATCAAAACATGGGTTGAAGACTACTGTAGCTTCTACTACAAGAATGATGATATGGTACAAAATGACACAGAACTCCAATCATGGTGGAAGGAGCTTCGAGAAGAGGGACATGGCGACAAGAAACAAGAGACATGGTGGTCGAAAATGCAGACATGTGATGATTTAAGGGACACTTGCACTACAATAATATGGATAGCTTCAGCTCTTCATGCAGCTGTTAATTTTGGGCAATACCCTTATGCTGGATACCTTCCTAATCGTCCAACAATTAGTCGTCGTTTAATGCCTGAACCAGATACCCCAGAGTATGATGAACTTATAGAGGATCCAGATAATGTCTTCTTGAAAACAGTGACAGCTCAGCTTCAATCGCTTATTGGCATAGCTTTGATAGAGATTTTGTCCAGTCATCCAGCAGAGGAGGTATATCTTGGACAAAGTGGGTGCCCTAATTGGACAATGGATTCGGAAGCTTTGAAAGCTTTTGAGAAATTTGGGATGAAGCTCAGAGAAATCGAGGGGAGGATTGTGGAAAGAAACAATGATGGAAGTTTGAAGAATAGAGTTGGACCGGTTCAAGTACCATATACGCTTCTTTATCCTTCTAGCAAAGAGGGACTTACAGGAATGGGAATCCCAAATAGTGTGTCGATATGA